One window of the Triticum dicoccoides isolate Atlit2015 ecotype Zavitan chromosome 3B, WEW_v2.0, whole genome shotgun sequence genome contains the following:
- the LOC119274403 gene encoding beta-1,2-xylosyltransferase XYXT1-like, protein MGDDHGAKLVKSLRGAAQKYVGVGFFLGFFLVLLTYFTLSEQFAIAAPNAIRRTSAAHPTPTAPAVAEKTVQQQQQLPVKKEEAPLPEHEQVQEKPPPVDEEPHTETEEPHSETEEDQKPIDDATKIVTTAEESAPAKKPACDIQGPWASDVCDLAGGSGGVRIHGSTHTVLVPPTIESGGSNPNPQEWRVLPYSRKHMSGIKEITVRELPTAADAPRCAVTSQVPALVFAMGGLTGNYWHDFSDVMIPLYLQASRFDGEVQLVVTNIQPWYAGKYRHIIARLSRYDVVDMDKDDQVRCFPSAIVGIRMHKEFSIDPAKEPTGHSMPEFTKFLRNVFALPRAAPMRVTAGLISDKKPRMMIISRRHPRKLVNVAEVVALAKRIGFEVVIGDPPFNVDVGDFAREVNAADVLMGVHGAGLTNSLFLPTGAVFIQVNPFGKMEHIGEVDFGTPAVDMGLKYMAYSCGMEESTLVDTLGRDHPAVKDPESIHRSGWSKVAEYYLGKQDVKLDLQRFEPVLLKAMAMLRE, encoded by the exons ATGGGGGACGACCATGGCGCCAAGCTGGTGAAGAGCCTGCGGGGCGCGGCGCAGAAGTACGTCGGCGTCGGCTTCTTCCTCGgcttcttcctcgtcctcctcaCCTACTTCACCCTCTCCGAGCAGTTCGCCATCGCCGCGCCCAACG CTATCCGAAGGACCTCAGCGGCGCACCCGACGCCGACCGCCCCGGCCGTGGCAGAGAAGacggtgcagcagcagcagcagctccccGTCAAAA aggaggaagcacctctgCCGGAGCATGAACAAGTACAAGAGAAGCCACCGCCTGTCGACGAGGAGCCCCACACAGAAACAGAGGAGCCCCACTCAGAGACAGAGGAGGACCAGAAACCCATCG ATGACGCTACCAAGATCGTGACGACGGCGGAGGAGAGCGCGCCGGCGAAGAAGCCGGCGTGCGACATCCAGGGGCCCTGGGCGTCCGACGTCTGCGACctcgccggcggcagcggcggcgtgcGCATCCACGGCTCCACGCATACGGTGCTCGTCCCGCCCACCATCGAGTCCGGCGGCAGCAACCCCAACCCGCAGGAGTGGCGCGTGCTGCCCTACTCCCGGAAGCACATGTCCGGCATCAAGGAGATCACCGTGCGCGAGCTGCCCACGGCGGCCGACGCGCCCCGCTGCGCCGTCACCTCGCAGGTCCCCGCGCTCGTATTCGCCATGGGCGGCCTCACGGGCAACTACTGGCACGACTTCAGCGACGTCATGATCCCGCTCTACCTCCAGGCCTCCCGCTTCGACGGCGAGGTGCAGCTCGTGGTCACCAACATCCAGCCATGGTACGCCGGCAAGTACCGCCACATCATCGCCCGCCTCTCGCGGTACGACGTGGTGGACATGGACAAGGACGACCAGGTGCGCTGCTTCCCGTCCGCCATCGTCGGCATCCGCATGCACAAGGAGTTCAGCATCGACCCGGCCAAGGAGCCCACGGGCCACTCCATGCCGGAGTTCACCAAGTTCCTCCGCAACGTCTTCGCGCTCCCGCGCGCCGCGCCCATGCGGGTCACCGCCGGGCTTATAAGCGACAAGAAGCCGAGGATGATGATCATCTCCCGGCGCCACCCGAGGAAGCTGGTGAACGTGGCGGAGGTGGTGGCGCTGGCCAAGCGGATCGGGTTCGAGGTGGTGATCGGGGACCCGCCGTTCAACGTGGACGTGGGCGACTTCGCGCGGGAGGTGAACGCCGCCGACGTGCTCATGGGGGTGCACGGCGCCGGGCTCACCAACTCGCTCTTCCTGCCGACGGGGGCGGTGTTCATCCAGGTAAACCCGTTCGGCAAGATGGAGCACATCGGGGAGGTGGACTTCGGGACGCCGGCGGTGGACATGGGGCTCAAGTACATGGCCTACTCATGCGGCATGGAGGAGAGCACGCTGGTGGACACGCTGGGGCGCGACCACCCGGCGGTCAAGGACCCGGAGTCGATCCACCGCAGCGGGTGGAGCAAGGTGGCGGAGTACTACCTCGGCAAGCAGGACGTGAAGCTCGACCTCCAGCGGTTCGAGCCCGTGCTCCTCAAGGCCATGGCCATGCTCAGAGAGTAG